The stretch of DNA aattcttgatatgtcttattacaggtctcattacagttctgattagccttggacagctggagtatatatagctaaaccgtaattcaagaatattggagaaccttctacttctagaaatatctaactaaaaacagtaaacaagtaaacacacataactttctggaaatagatcattctagatctctatttaaaatcaacatgtttacaaacatatttgtttatacatgataatattctagaaagttctataaccgaaatcaatgatatgaccttcataggatgtattgataaaaaaaactataggagttatctcccttatctcataactacatgtatttagtgtcatacataacaagtGTGACCTTCTTTCAACCGGAAGTTGCGCAGATACGTACACATATGCAAATGACGGGTGGAAATAAGGTCATCGGTcatcataatttatgcaaattgTCTTGACCATTTTACGTAAATAGCGACTTTATCGTACTTTTTTTTGAGTCCTTGGTATCTTATTCCCAaattatatcatcattatagATATTTGTTAATTCAAAGATGTGTTATGGAAGGTAGATATGAATAAGAggaagataaagaaaaaatcgCATTTAAATGAGAGGTCAACCGCATTTAAATgagtacaaatgtaggtcagcCATACGTGCTTGTATAAACACAAGGCATATACATGCCTTTGTGTTAAAAAATGGTTAACAGTATTAGTTGTATTCTAGTGGAATAACACActgttgtgtatacattgtCTTGGAGAGCTTAGTGACAAATAGTCTAcgtgtaaaatgtgtgtgcgcTGCGGTGGCCGAGTAGTCAAAATGTCTCCACGTATTACAATACGCCCTCCACCTCCTGGTTGCGAGTTAGAATTCTATTTGGaacagttgctaggtactgaccattggtcgatgtttttctccggatactccagCTTTCCATCACCATCAAACATGATCCTGTCTGTTAATATGACGCTCAACTAACAAAAGTAtacattgttttatcatttcatgGAAACAAACACTTACGGCATACTAGAAGATACATTTTATTCGAGATATGTATTATCAAAACCAATGACGTAACATAAACAACACATACAATCAGCAATTACCtatcatatcattacataaataaaattcaaaatggcaaagacAATTGCCCATTTACGACAGTCGTAAACCGTCGTAAACTGTTGATGTCATGTTGTGTAACTACAATTTATTTGTTACAGCGTCCATACACGGTAAAGTGACCGTCGTACCTGTGTACCTGCCTGACCTTCGCCTGTCCATCATTACCGGCTTCACATCCCAACCACAGGAACGCTTCGATACCATTTGGAGAAATATGGAACAGCTGGTGGCCAGGAACGTGAAATTCGATAACATTACCGGAAATGAAGGTAGgaattcaaattttcaaaaatgttctCCAGAGGGAGAAAATATCTAATTTTGATGCAAAATGACTCATCTTTTACAATTTGTCGGCCTTTGGCCATCCTCAGGTACATGAAAACAGAAACATTTACGGAAAATTCCTcgaatttaaagaattttaagaTGGATTTTACAAATCCGTATATTTCCATGTACCTGAGGATGGCCATGCAATCGAAAATTTGTAAACAAGACATTTTGcattgtttcaataaaaataatttcgaGGTGCGTGTGCATGTGTGAAATCGCAATGTCAAAATTACAAATCaaaacttttttctttttttttcataatcacCTGAATACTGTGATCCAACTTTCTTTCGGGTCTATTACATTTCGAAATGTCCATTTCAAgacaagttcgcgaagattaatATTCGAGGATTTAATAATTGAATGATATTTCCTATTAATATAgataatgtagatattaatttgtgaaagtaaatcgcacgtaAATGAAAGCTGGTTCACAGTAGTCAAGATATGTGACGGGTGTACCGgactaaattatttttttttcatctgatTTCTGTTGTCTATGTTCGCCATGTGAACAAGGGTGGTTTCCGAATTTGTTTTAATACTGATATTCGTTGATATGTAAGAGTATATGTTATGAAGTAATAACAAAACAATCCAGAAAAAAAGACTAAAATActcaaatgaatatttataaatatatatgtaactcagaagtaaaatttcaaattatttgaaGTACATACATGAACTCTTTTATTAATTACTTGCTTACTGAATTGTAACAAAGTcaatctatatgtatatataaatatagatattaatgaatgcagaatgaattcatgtttgtattttaaaatatgaactGGAGAGGACTTATATTGGTGTTGCCTGATGTCCGATccttttgatgtatataatgtcaataaaatattgttgaaattgaatttgaacttttttcaaaaatatacctaCGCCGACGTATCAGCCAAATAAATGCAACGCTACAAACGACATCAATTTACGATATGGAAGATAAGATCAATTCTAAGTCAATGTAAAATGTACGTCAAATGCACGACACagttattgtttgttattgCAGATATCGCTGTATATTCGGGATACACCACAAGCCAGGATATCTATCATTACGCCTCGCCTGTTGAATACTGCCACATCGACGATGGAGTGGAAAAGGGGAGGAAGTCCAAACGTGGCTTATATACAGACCTCATACCAAGCAAAGACAATGTCTACGATTTCATTCCCCACGATTTTAAAGCAGATGAATCAGTCTACAACATGCCCGACCCCACAAAAATGTCACCTGAATCACCAGTAAAAGTTCTTCCCGCTCCTAAACCTAAACCTAAGCCTCCGGTTCCGGCACCCAAACCCCAGGTGGAACCTCCAGTTCCGGAACCAAAGCCGTCACAGCCGTTTCCCAACAGTGAACCTCTACCAGACTACGAAAAAAATCCGCCCCCGGTACCAGACCGCGCGAATTCTCTGCGCAGAAGTAAATCAGGCAAAACAAATATTGAGGAACTTTCCATTGATGAACTTTGTGATTGGCTGGTCAAATTAAAGCTTGAGAAATACAAAGAAGTATTTAAGGATAAATTAATTGATGGAGCAATACTTCGAGAACTAGATAAAACTGATCTTATAGACGAACTTGGTCTGACGAAAATCGAAGCTATCAGACTAATGAAATTTGCATCTGATGGTCATGTTCCTCAAATGCGGAAcacataattaaaacaaatcttcCAGATCTCAGAATACGTAAAGTTGAATAAGGAATACACAGGCTGTGGTATCCAAGTCGTGAATATGTCTGACATTCAACCATTCACTCTGTTTGTTCAATACTGACATTATATAGACATTGTCTTCTTTGTGTAAAGAGTCATTGTAAAAAGTGAAAtagcaagagttccactatcgCAAAGAGCCACAACAGGAACATAGTGCAGTCTCACGAGAAAACGCTCGTATTTCAGTACTTCACACAAGCAACATAGGCCGTCCAAAtaaccctagctgttaataggacgatcATCTGATCAACCTACCATCGAGTTAtgaaaatttgtgtacaaactaaTGAGGTAATCCGACTACAGATAGGCAGGCGTCctaaatgtaaaaacaattacCTCATTATATGTAGAAGCGTCGTCCTTTTTTAGAAATTgatctacatatgtatatatgactgTGTCTTAATAGACAATAATTCGATATTTGGAAGTGTTCATAAAAATTAATAGCGCTGGATACGTATCTTACAAAGACTGTATCCTTATCTAACGTTGTTTGGTCGTAAGCACCACTTGATTGATCACATCACAGTAGTGACATTgtagatat from Argopecten irradians isolate NY chromosome 15, Ai_NY, whole genome shotgun sequence encodes:
- the LOC138308909 gene encoding uncharacterized protein isoform X2; this encodes MAVYQFKCSLVEMSVKEFYLHYKDSLPKLIMITQGYCGEVVLDTFDREQVLRIHTYSIQKRVIAKICDGCRLPGVEGSHLSIPINYDAKFCVIKPGHKGKAKEETLQDIVNKHHFPVDVELGKSGDGTLKIAETDKSTRQTGGKAFRISLLDTHEELYLLGNAVAGTSIHGKVTVVPVYLPDLRLSIITGFTSQPQERFDTIWRNMEQLVARNVKFDNITGNEDIAVYSGYTTSQDIYHYASPVEYCHIDDGVEKGRKSKRGLYTDLIPSKDNVYDFIPHDFKADESVYNMPDPTKMSPESPVKVLPAPKPKPKPPVPAPKPQVEPPVPEPKPSQPFPNSEPLPDYEKNPPPVPDRANSLRRSKSGKTNIEELSIDELCDWLVKLKLEKYKEVFKDKLIDGAILRELDKTDLIDELGLTKIEAIRLMKFASDGHVPQMRNT
- the LOC138308909 gene encoding uncharacterized protein isoform X1, which codes for METSSSGSDNNMAVYQFKCSLVEMSVKEFYLHYKDSLPKLIMITQGYCGEVVLDTFDREQVLRIHTYSIQKRVIAKICDGCRLPGVEGSHLSIPINYDAKFCVIKPGHKGKAKEETLQDIVNKHHFPVDVELGKSGDGTLKIAETDKSTRQTGGKAFRISLLDTHEELYLLGNAVAGTSIHGKVTVVPVYLPDLRLSIITGFTSQPQERFDTIWRNMEQLVARNVKFDNITGNEDIAVYSGYTTSQDIYHYASPVEYCHIDDGVEKGRKSKRGLYTDLIPSKDNVYDFIPHDFKADESVYNMPDPTKMSPESPVKVLPAPKPKPKPPVPAPKPQVEPPVPEPKPSQPFPNSEPLPDYEKNPPPVPDRANSLRRSKSGKTNIEELSIDELCDWLVKLKLEKYKEVFKDKLIDGAILRELDKTDLIDELGLTKIEAIRLMKFASDGHVPQMRNT